ATCCCTGTAACAGTAGTTGAGGTAGCTCCAAACGTTGTTCTTCAAAAGAAATCAGTTGATAGTGACGGATACGTTGCAGTTCAAGTTGGTTTTGAAGATAAACGTGAAAAGTTATCTAACAAACCTGAAAAGGGTCACGTTGCGAAAGCAAATACTGCTCCTAAGCGCTTCATTCGCGAATTCCGCGGGGACGACTTAGCAGCATATGAAGTTGGTCAAGAAGTCAAAGTAGATATTTTCGCTGCAGGCGATATCGTAGATGTAACAGGAATCTCAAAGGGTAAAGGTTTCCAAGGCTCAATTAAACGCCACGGACAATCACGCGGCCCAATGGCTCACGGTTCACGTTATCATCGTCGCCCTGGTTCAATGGGACCTGTTGCTCCAAACCGTGTTTTCAAAGGTAAATTATTACCAGGCCGCATGGGTGGAGATCAAGTGACTGTTCAAAACCTTGAAATCGTAAAGGTTGACACAGAACGCAACTTACTTTTAATCAAAGGTAACGTACCAGGCGCTAAAAAAGCTTTACTAAAAATTAAAGGTGCGGTTAAAGCATAATTACCTTTTAAGAAAGGAGGAACAAAGGAATGCCTAAAGTAGCATTATTAAACCAAAACGGTTCACAAGTTGGTGATATCGAACTTAATGAAGCAGTTTTTGGTATTGAGCCTAACCAGCACGTATTATTTGAAGCGATTATTATGCAAAGAGCTTCTTTACGTCAAGGAACTCATAAAACAAAAATTCGTTCTGAAGTACGCGGCGGTGGTCGTAAGCCATGGCGTCAAAAAGGAACTGGCCGTGCACGTCAAGGGTCAATTCGTTCTCCACAATGGCGCGGAGGTGGTACAGTTTTCGGTCCAACACCACGCAGCTACAGCTATAAATTACCGAAAAAAGTTCGTCGCTTAGCGATTAAATCAGCACTTTCTTCTAAAGTGTTAGAAGAAAATATCTTGGTACTTGAAAGTTTAGCTTTCGATGCACCAAAAACAAAAGAATTCAAATCAGTATTAGGAGGCCTTTCTGTAGAGAAAAAGGCACTTATCGTTACTGCTGACCTTGATGAAAACGTAGCATTATCTGCACGTAACATTCCTGGTGTAACAGTTGTAACAGCTGATGGAATCAACGTATTGGACGTTGTAAATCATGATAAATTAATCATGACTAAAGCAGCGGTTGAAAAAGTAGAGGAGGTGCTTGCATAATGGATGCACGCGATATCATTAAGCGCCCCGTTATCACTGAGCGTTCTACTGACCTAATGGCTGAAAAGAAATATACGTTCGAAGTTGATGTTAGAGCTAACAAAACACAAGTCAAAGATGCTGTTCAAGAAATCTTCGGCGTTGATGTTGAAAAAGTTAACATCATGAACTATAAAGGTAAATTCAAACGTATGGGTAAATTCGGCGGTTACACAAACAAACGTCGTAAAGCAATTGTAAAATTAACTGCTGACAGCAAAGAAATCGAATTCTTTGAAGCATAAGAACCTATCAAGAAGAGGAGGGAAATAAAATGGCGATTAAAAAGTACAAACCTACCTCCAATGGTCGTCGCGGAATGACTACTTCTGATTTCGCAGAAATCACAACTAGCACTCCAGAAAAATCTCTTTTAGCCCCGCTAACGAGAAAAGGCGGCCGTAATAACCAAGGTAAGTTAACTGTTCGTCATCAAGGTGGCGGCCATAAGCGTCAATATCGTTTAATTGATTTTAAACGTAATAAAGATGGCATTCCAGGACGCGTTGCTACTATCGAGTACGATCCAAATCGTTCTGCAAATATTGCATTAATTAATTATGTTGATGGAGAAAAGCGTTATATCCTAGCTCCTAAAAACCTACAAGTAGGTATGGAAGTAATGTCAGGCCCTGAGGCTGATATTAAAGTAGGTAACGCACTACCATTAGCAAACATCCCTGTTGGTACAGTTGTACACAACATTGAATTAAAACCAGGTAAAGGTGGTCAGCTAGTTCGTTCTGCTGGTACATCTGCACAAGTACTTGGTAAAGAAGGTAAATACGTATTAGTACGTTTAACTTCTGGTGAAGTTCGTATGATTCTTGCTGAGTGCCGCGCATCTATCGGTCAAGTAGGTAACGAACAACACGAACTTATTAACATTGGTAAAGCAGGTCGTTCTCGTTGGTTAGGCAAACGCCCAACTGTTCGTGGATCTGTTATGAACCCTAACGATCACCCACACGGTGGTGGTGAAGGACGTTCACCAATCGGACGTAAATCACCTATGTCTCCATGGGGTAAACCAACTCTTGGATTCAAGACTCGTAAGAAGAAAAACAAATCAGATAAGTTTATCGTACGTCGTCGTAAAAAATAACGGGATTGAACTACGGTTCAAAGATAGAACCGTAGAGCAGTCACGAAGGGAGGTTCCTTCATGGGTCGCAGCTTAAAAAAAGGACCATTTGTTGATGATCATTTAATGGTTAAGGTCGAAAAGTTAAATGAAACTGAGAGTAAGCAAGTTATTAAAACTTGGTCTCGCCGTTCTACGATCTTCCCACAATTTATCGGCCACACAATCGCTGTTTATGATGGTCGCAAACATGTGCCTGTTTATGTTACTGAAGACATGGTAGGACACAAGCTTGGAGAATTCGCTCCAACACGTGCTTACAAAGGGCATGGAAATGATGACAAGAAAACAAGACGTTAAGAGAGGAGGGCATCCAAATGCAAGCTAAAGCTGTTGCAAGAACAGTTCGTATTGCTCCTCGTAAAGCACGTTTAGTCGTTGATTTAATCCGAGGTAAGCAAGTTGGTGAAGCGGTGGCGATTTTAAATCTCACTCCTAAGGCTGCTTCTCCAATCGTTGAAAAAGTATTAAAGTCAGCTATGGCAAATGCTGAGCACAACTATGAAATGGACGTAAATAATCTAGTTGTTGAACAAGCATTCGTTGACGAAGGACCAACCTTAAAACGTTTCCGTCCTCGCGCAATGGGCCGTGCAAGCCAAATTAACAAACGCACAAGCCACATCACAATCGTTTTATCAGAAAAGAAGGAGGGATAAGCTGTGGGTCAAAAAGTAAATCCAGTCGGTTTGCGTATCGGAATCATCCGTGATTGGGAATCTAAATGGTACGCAGGTAAAGACTTCGCTACTCTTTTACACGAAGACCTTAAAGTTCGTGAGTACATCACGAAGCGTTTAAAAGATGCTTCTGTTTCTAAAGTAGAAATCGAACGTGCTGCTAACCGTGTGAATGTTACAGTTCATACTGCTAAGCCTGGTATGGTTATCGGTAAAGGCGGAACAGAAGTCGAAGCACTTCGTAAGGCATTAAATCAATTAACTGGCAAACGTGTTCACATCAACATTCTTGAAATCAAGAGAGCTGATCTTGATGCGAAACTAGTTGCTGAAAATATTGCTCGTCAATTAGAAAACCGTGTATCTTTCCGTCGTGCCCAAAAGCAAGTCATTCAACGTGCAATGCGTGCAGGTGCGAAAGGTATCAAAACAATGGTATCTGGCCGTCTTGGCGGCGCTGATATCGCTCGTTCTGAACATTACAGCGAAGGAACAGTTCCACTTCATACTCTTCGCGCTGATATCGACTATGCTACAGCTGAAGCTGATACTACTTATGGTAAGCTAGGCGTAAAAGTATGGATCTATAAGGGAGAAGTCCTTCCTACTAAGAAGAAAAATGCGGAAGGAGGCAAATAATCATGTTATTGCCAAAACGCGTAAAATATCGCCGTCAACACCGTGGTAAAATGCGTGGTAACGCAAAAGGCGGCACGGAAGTAACTTTCGGTGAATACGGCCTACAAGCAACTGAAGCTTCTTGGATCACAAATCGTCAAATTGAAGCTGCCCGTATTGCCATGACACGTTACATGAAACGTGGCGGTAAAGTTTGGATTAAAATCTTCCCACATAAGCCTTACACTGCTAAACCATTAGAAGTGCGGATGGGTTCCGGTAAAGGGGCACCTGAAGGCTGGGTAGCTGTTGTAAAACCTGGAAAAGTAATGTTCGAAATTGCTGGCGTTTCTGAAGAAATCGCACGTGAAGCACTTCGACTTGCAATGCACAAACTTCCTGTAAAGTGTAAGTTTGTAAAACGAGAAGAAATTGGTGGTGAATCAAGTGAAAGCTAATGAACTACGTGACCTTACCACTGCTGAAATTGAACAAAAAGTAAAATCTCTAAAAGAAGAGCTTTTCAACCTTCGCTTTCAATTGGCGACAGGACAACTTGAAAACACAGCTCGTATTCGTGAAGTACGCAAATCGATTGCTCGCATGAAAACAGTTGTTCGTGAAAGAGAAATCAGCGTTAACAAGTGATTATTGAGAGGAGGTTCACAACAATGAGTGAACGTAACCAACGCAAGGTTTACACTGGACGCGTTGTTTCTGACAAAATGGATAAAACCGTTACAGTTCTTGTCGAAACACATAAAAAGCATCCATTATACGGTAAACGCGTTAAGTACTCTAAAAAGTTTAAAGCTCATGATGAGCAAAACCAGGCAAAAATTGGCGATGTTGTACGCATCATGGAAACTCGCCCACTTTCAGCTACTAAACGCTTCCGTTTAGTCGAAGTAGTAGAAAAAGCAGTTATTATTTAATTGTTCGGATAAGCTTCATTCCGAAGGGAGGTTACACACATGATTCAACAAGAATCACGTTTAAAAGTTGCTGACAACTCTGGTGCTCGTGAAGTACTTACGATTAAAGTTCTTGGTGGTTCTGGTCGCAAAACTGCTAATATTGGTGATGTGATCGTTTGTACAGTAAAACAAGCAACACCTGGTGGCGTTGTTAAAAAAGGTGACGTTGTTAAGGCAGTTATTGTTCGTACAAAGACCGGTGCACGCCGTCCTGATGGTTCTTACATTCGTTTTGATGAAAACGCATGTGTTATTATCAAGGATGATAAGAGCCCACGTGGAACTCGTATCTTCGGTCCAGTTGCCCGTGAACTTCGCGATAACAACTTTATGAAAATTGTATCATTAGCTCCAGAAGTATTATAATTTTAAAATCAATTGCCTTTAAGGAGGTGCGATCAGATGCATGTTAAAAAAGGTGATAAAGTAAGAGTCATCTCTGGTAAGGATAAAGGCAAAACAGGTGTAATCCTAGCTTCTTATCCTAAAGATAGCCGTGTTCTAGTAGAAGGTGTAAACATCGTGAAAAAACACGCTAAGCCTTCTCAAGTGAATCCACAAGGCGGTATTATCAGCTTTGAGGCTCCAATTCATGTATCAAACGTTATGCCTATCGATCCTAAATCAGGTAACCCGACTCGTGTAGGTTACAAAACGGTTGATGGCAAAAAAGTACGCGTAGCAAAATCCGGTG
The DNA window shown above is from Neobacillus sp. WH10 and carries:
- the rplC gene encoding 50S ribosomal protein L3 — encoded protein: MTKGILGRKIGMTQVFAENGNLIPVTVVEVAPNVVLQKKSVDSDGYVAVQVGFEDKREKLSNKPEKGHVAKANTAPKRFIREFRGDDLAAYEVGQEVKVDIFAAGDIVDVTGISKGKGFQGSIKRHGQSRGPMAHGSRYHRRPGSMGPVAPNRVFKGKLLPGRMGGDQVTVQNLEIVKVDTERNLLLIKGNVPGAKKALLKIKGAVKA
- the rplD gene encoding 50S ribosomal protein L4 — encoded protein: MPKVALLNQNGSQVGDIELNEAVFGIEPNQHVLFEAIIMQRASLRQGTHKTKIRSEVRGGGRKPWRQKGTGRARQGSIRSPQWRGGGTVFGPTPRSYSYKLPKKVRRLAIKSALSSKVLEENILVLESLAFDAPKTKEFKSVLGGLSVEKKALIVTADLDENVALSARNIPGVTVVTADGINVLDVVNHDKLIMTKAAVEKVEEVLA
- the rplW gene encoding 50S ribosomal protein L23; this encodes MDARDIIKRPVITERSTDLMAEKKYTFEVDVRANKTQVKDAVQEIFGVDVEKVNIMNYKGKFKRMGKFGGYTNKRRKAIVKLTADSKEIEFFEA
- the rplB gene encoding 50S ribosomal protein L2, translating into MAIKKYKPTSNGRRGMTTSDFAEITTSTPEKSLLAPLTRKGGRNNQGKLTVRHQGGGHKRQYRLIDFKRNKDGIPGRVATIEYDPNRSANIALINYVDGEKRYILAPKNLQVGMEVMSGPEADIKVGNALPLANIPVGTVVHNIELKPGKGGQLVRSAGTSAQVLGKEGKYVLVRLTSGEVRMILAECRASIGQVGNEQHELINIGKAGRSRWLGKRPTVRGSVMNPNDHPHGGGEGRSPIGRKSPMSPWGKPTLGFKTRKKKNKSDKFIVRRRKK
- the rpsS gene encoding 30S ribosomal protein S19 → MGRSLKKGPFVDDHLMVKVEKLNETESKQVIKTWSRRSTIFPQFIGHTIAVYDGRKHVPVYVTEDMVGHKLGEFAPTRAYKGHGNDDKKTRR
- the rplV gene encoding 50S ribosomal protein L22, with the translated sequence MQAKAVARTVRIAPRKARLVVDLIRGKQVGEAVAILNLTPKAASPIVEKVLKSAMANAEHNYEMDVNNLVVEQAFVDEGPTLKRFRPRAMGRASQINKRTSHITIVLSEKKEG
- the rpsC gene encoding 30S ribosomal protein S3, translating into MGQKVNPVGLRIGIIRDWESKWYAGKDFATLLHEDLKVREYITKRLKDASVSKVEIERAANRVNVTVHTAKPGMVIGKGGTEVEALRKALNQLTGKRVHINILEIKRADLDAKLVAENIARQLENRVSFRRAQKQVIQRAMRAGAKGIKTMVSGRLGGADIARSEHYSEGTVPLHTLRADIDYATAEADTTYGKLGVKVWIYKGEVLPTKKKNAEGGK
- the rplP gene encoding 50S ribosomal protein L16 encodes the protein MLLPKRVKYRRQHRGKMRGNAKGGTEVTFGEYGLQATEASWITNRQIEAARIAMTRYMKRGGKVWIKIFPHKPYTAKPLEVRMGSGKGAPEGWVAVVKPGKVMFEIAGVSEEIAREALRLAMHKLPVKCKFVKREEIGGESSES
- the rpmC gene encoding 50S ribosomal protein L29, which produces MKANELRDLTTAEIEQKVKSLKEELFNLRFQLATGQLENTARIREVRKSIARMKTVVREREISVNK
- the rpsQ gene encoding 30S ribosomal protein S17, with the protein product MSERNQRKVYTGRVVSDKMDKTVTVLVETHKKHPLYGKRVKYSKKFKAHDEQNQAKIGDVVRIMETRPLSATKRFRLVEVVEKAVII
- the rplN gene encoding 50S ribosomal protein L14, with translation MIQQESRLKVADNSGAREVLTIKVLGGSGRKTANIGDVIVCTVKQATPGGVVKKGDVVKAVIVRTKTGARRPDGSYIRFDENACVIIKDDKSPRGTRIFGPVARELRDNNFMKIVSLAPEVL
- the rplX gene encoding 50S ribosomal protein L24, whose protein sequence is MHVKKGDKVRVISGKDKGKTGVILASYPKDSRVLVEGVNIVKKHAKPSQVNPQGGIISFEAPIHVSNVMPIDPKSGNPTRVGYKTVDGKKVRVAKSGEVLDK